Proteins co-encoded in one Rhopalosiphum maidis isolate BTI-1 chromosome 2, ASM367621v3, whole genome shotgun sequence genomic window:
- the LOC113551833 gene encoding tetratricopeptide repeat protein 21B-like isoform X1 → MDLELIQYYLRTKYFSTAQISGFKAIQNNLNSSVYQLYYGISFVLHNKLSKGLTILDALAKLPDIGLASTLVMIYAHKQFEDPDINTINMLELTVTEFSHSEVVLFHAANVLMLCNCLEKSKTYVDQLLSEYPSSADGYLIKGWLELKENNLKSARNCFKAVLSQKNDSIGAYLGEAATLDVTEAIQILNQLIVKLPEFLPPFIEKLNLYMSVQKWSDVIETADRILGINSDCLLAIMAKILYNIAVAGKYVEIPDQFFKTIEKSEPSSNLFVQWSSAISRTCGQNKTIINECIRAMQIAVDLEPSVNNKLELAYQIYLSGQYKEAIQLYDDLSNAEPIPKAIEGIILCHIEMNDMNDQVNVKKQIELLNEIRGELKSSELIFINAYCAKNNELKSTLIKLAVEKQFDCITNLSFGTEYLIKLNPNMIMTFLKHLSDRIYKEIALEKILNVCPGLIDCWLMLGNIQNIKKAYKSLEKVLELDPTNSEAHLMVANLLIKQGHFENASKSLDLGLSYNLSISEWPLYNLLNGLVHKHFERNNECIQALENSLNNLSNEHTLEHNNLASLFVTLSECYCMGKNINKAVQIVNNAYEYLKDTNYEGEIKIAEAKISMYKNDTKNALKILNSIKSNEDIFIKAQKMKADIVMKTNQDLFEYAECFKNLVDSFPTVDNMIELSNAYLKILEPDEAIRVIKNALSLKNDPSLYIKVAQVLVAAHQYDEAIKYYNKSGNDGALEMANLLIKLNQCDMAIKVLNQLPLEVKVIPMANALEKKGRLDEALDLLKQCSYLENQELSTRLNILRHSGEIAHKLNRNDLAVSFYKQALVHVVVDSDEASLLKISLAKLYMQMNDWNSCEMICSSLLKDTNNDLALLIVADLSFRRCDFVTAKKHFYKLLEKQPTNWAALARLIEVCRRTDCLEEVKTSIAVAHKNTAQAGFHFCCGLYYWYASNVNEAMKHFNFAKNDAEWGQQALHNMVQICLDEATLNLNLANKLITEMKPNTPEEQKNYTLLSTYVLLESREKQSVEKAINVFNELSQESCKIAASLGLAMAFVYQKQAQRAKTILKRVALKAIWQFEEAEYLERSWLLMAELYFQSGKTNVCVELVNKVLVYNKSSIKGLELLSAVAEKEQKYDDAVDYYERAWVLSGCKNFKVGYKLAVNLYKLKLFTKSVEICFDLNPSSPDQIKLKKDIMDKARLSLRSR, encoded by the exons atggatttAGAACTCATACAGTATTACCTTAGAACAAAATACTTCTCTACTGCTCAAATATCTGGGTTCAAagctatacaaaataatctaaatagtTCAGTCTATCAGCTCTATTATGGCATATCATTTGTTCTTCATAATAAACTGTCAAAAGGGCTGACCATACTTGATGCTCTAGCAAAACTTCCTGATATTGGATTAGCTTCTACGCTAGTTATGATCTATGCCCATAAACAATTTgag gaTCCTGatattaacacaataaatatgttagAACTCACTGTCACAGAGTTCAGTCATTCAGAAGTTGTACTGTTTCATGCAGCAAATGTTTTGATGCTATGTAATTGtcttgaaaaatcaaaaacttacGTTGACCAGCTATTATCCGAATATCCAAGTTCAGCCGatggttatttaattaaaggtTGGTTGGAACTTAAAGAAAACAATCTTAAAAGTGCAAGAAACTGCTTTAAAGCAGTTCTATCACAG aaaaatgattCAATTGGCGCATATCTTGGTGAAGCTGCAACTTTAGATGTGACTGAagctattcaaatattaaatcaacttATTGTTAAACTACCTGAATTTTTACCGCCTTTTATTGAGAAGTTAAATCTTTACATGAGTGTACAAAAATGGTCTGATGTTATTGAAACCGCTGATCGTATATTAGGCATAAATTCAGACTGCCTATTAGCTATAAtg gcaAAAATTCTATACAACATTGCTGTTGCTGGGAAATATGTAGAAATACCTGATCAGTTTTTCAAAACCATTGAAAAATCAGAACcaagttcaaatttatttgTCCAATGGTCTTCAGCTATATCTCGAACTTGTGgtcaaaataaaaccattatcaACGAGTGTATTCGTGCTATGCAAATTGCTGTTGATTTGGAACCaagtgttaataataaactagaacttgcatatcaaatatatttatctggaCAATACAAGGAAGCAATACAGTTGTATGATGATTTATCTAATGCAGAACCTATTCCTAAAGCAATAGAAGGGATAATTCTGTGTCATATTGAAATGAATGACATGAATGATCAAGTaaac gttaaaaaacaaattgaattgTTAAATGAAATTAGAGGAGAATTAAAATCAAGTGaacttatattcataaatgcaTATTGTGCAAAGAATAATGAACTTAAATCAACCTTAATTAAATTAGCAGTTGAGAAGCAATTTGATTGTATCACAAACTTGTCATTTGGCAcagaatatttgataaaacttAATCCAAATATGATAATGACTTTTTTGAAACACTTGTCTGATcgtatttataaagaaattgCCTTAgaaaagattttaaatgtttgtccTGGACTTATTGATTGTTGGTTAATGCTtggaaatattcaaaatataaaaaaagcttATAAATCACTAGAAAAAGTATTAGAATTAGATCCTACAAATTCAGAAGCTCATCTTATGGTTGCCAATTTGTTAATAAAGCAG ggtCATTTTGAAAATGCTTCTAAAAGCCTAGATTTAGGGCTTAGCTATAACTTGTCGATTAGCGAGTGGCCtttatataatctattaaatgGTCTTgttcataaacattttgaaagaaataatgaatgtattcAAGCATtagaaaattctttaaataatttatcaa atgaaCATACACTTGAACACAATAATTTAGCTTCTTTGTTTGTTACACTCAGTGAATGCTATTGTatgggaaaaaatattaataaagcaGTACAAATTGTGAATAATGCGTATGAATATTTGAAAGATACAAATTATGAAGgagaaattaaaatagcaGAAGCTAAAATTTCCATGTACAAAAATGATACTAAAAATgctttaaagatattaaattctataaaatctaaTGAAGACATCTTCATTaaa gcTCAAAAAATGAAGGCCGATATTGTTATGAAGACTAATCAAGATCTATTTGAATATGCCGAATGCTTCAAAAATTTAGTTGATTCTTTTCCCACTGTTGATAATATGATTGAATTATcaaatgcatatttaaaaatcctg gaacCCGATGAGGCTATTAGAGTGATCAAGAATGCATTGAGTTTAAAGAATGATCCATCTTTGTACATAAAAGTTGCCCAAGTATTAGTTGCAGCACATCAATATGACGAggctataaaatactataataaatcag GTAATGATGGTGCGTTGGAGATGGCAAATCTATTGATTAAATTGAATCAGTGTGATATGGCAATTAAAGTTCTAAATCAACTTCCATTAGAAGTTAAAGTTATTCCTATGgcaaat gctttggaaaaaaaaggtagattagatgaagcacttgaTTTGTTAAAACAGTGTTCTTACTTAGAAAACCAAGAGTTGAGCacaagattaaatatattaagacaTAGTGGTGAGATTGCTCATAAGTTAAATCGAAATGATCTTGCTGTTTCTTTTTACAAACAAGCACTTGTCCATGTTGTTGTAGACAGTGATGAAgcaagtttattaaaaataagtctaGCCAAGTTGTATATGCAA ATGAATGATTGGAATTCATGTGAAATGATATGTTCTTCATTGTTAAAAGATACAAACAATGATTTAGCATTGTTAATTGTAGCTGATTTGTCATTTAGACGCTGTGATTTTGTAACAgccaaaaaacatttttataaacttttggaAAAGCAACCCACCAACTGGGCAGCATTAGCTCGTTTAATAGAAGTTTGCCGTAGAACTGATTGTTTAGAAGAAGTAAAGACATCTATAGCAGTTGCACATAAGAATACTGCTCAAGCAGGATTTCATTTCTGTTGCGGGTTGTATTACTGGTATGCATCAAATGTCAATGAGGCAATGAAACATTTCAATTTTGCCAAAAACGATGCTGAATGGGGACAGCAAGCACTGCACAATATGGTTCAGATTTGTTTGGATGAAGCCacgttaaatttaaacttggcCAATAAACTGATAACa gaGATGAAACCTAATACACCagaagaacaaaaaaattataccttaTTATCAACTTATGTGTTATTAGAGTCTAGAGAAAAACAATCTGTGGAAAAAGCAATAAATGTGTTTAACGAATTGTCTCAGGAATCGTGCAA AATTGCTGCTTCATTAGGGTTGGCAATGGCTtttgtttatcaaaaacaaGCACAAAGAGCTAAGACAATTCTAAAAAGAGTTGCTTTGAAAGCTATCTGGCAATTTGAAGAAGCTGAATATTTGGAACGTAGTTGGTTACTTATGgcagaattatattttcaatctggcAAGACCAATGTATGTGTGGAATTGGTTAATAAAGTTCTTGTCTACAATAAATCTTCAATTAAAGGCTTAGAACTTTTAAGTGCTGTGGCAGAAAAGGAACAgaaatatg ACGACGCTGTGGATTATTATGAACGTGCTTGGGTATTAAGTGGATGCAAGAATTTTAAAGTTGGATATAAGTTAgctgtaaatttatataaattaaaactattcacAAAGTCTGTCGAAATATGCTTTGATTTAAACCCTTCAAGTCCAGATCAAATTAAGTTGAAAAAAGATATTATGGACAAAGCAAGACTATCATTACGATCACGATAA
- the LOC113553445 gene encoding multiple inositol polyphosphate phosphatase 1-like — MLVLAITTLCSLIGHIQSENQCNGLYSNYFDHLSSKTPYRFVANHNTEPYNFEGCTAWKIWLVQRHGTRTPGKELDQFVKNRLPEIHKDIVNNLIECKLCNEDEIKSWTSHKEIDDQKRLTKEGEDELFAIAERMQLRFPNLLNQPYENTNFLFRFTDTQRTKVSAEQFATGLFGRNDVKKVLFEKPLAKDPLLRFYKVCQKWRKNVKKSSTATVEYQQFIESQLTNNTLKSISSRLGLDYTLTFNDAKNMYTYCAFETAWEKNKVSPWCSIFNKSDLMVFEYSEDLKHYLIDGYAYELSYKQACVLLKDAIEYFDDQHLTSKNGIFYFTHSGTILKMLGLLGLYKDDHKLKHDNYIEMENRQWRTSKIDPFGSNIAFVLYKCNNNETKILTLHQERVVHLIGCEDGLCSYDKFKQLFSTEIQNCNFDEMCNID; from the exons ATGTTAGTTTTAGCCATAACAACATTGTGCAGTTTGATTGGCCATATACAAAGTGAAAACCAGTGTAATGGTTTGTacagtaattattttgatcattTGTCGTCAAAAACCCCATACAGATTTGTGGCCAACCATAATACAGAACCGTACAACTTTGAAG GTTGTACAGCATGGAAAATTTGGCTAGTTCAAAGGCACGGTACAAGGACACCTGGTAAAGAATTAGATCAATTTGTCAAAAACAGATTACCTGAAATTCATAAAGACATTGTAAACAATTTGATTGAGT GCAAACTATGCAATGAagatgaaataaaatcatgGACTTCCCATAAAGAAATAGATGATCAAAAGCGATTAACCAAAGAGGGAGAGGATGAACTTTTTGCAATTGCCGAGCGTATGCAACTTAGATTCCCCAATTTATTGAATCAACCATATGAAAATACAAACTTTTTA tttagatTTACTGATACTCAAAGAACTAAAGTAAGTGCTGAACAATTTGCAACGGGATTGTTTGGGCGCAATGatgttaaaaaagtattatttgaaaaaccatTAGCTAAAGATCCATTATTAAga ttttataaagtttGCCAAAAATGGAGAAAGAACGTTAAAAAATCCTCTACAGCAACAGTTGAATACCAGCAGTTTATAGAAAGTCAATTAACTAACAAcactttaaaaagtatatcttCAAGACTTGGACTTGATTACACATTAACATTTA atgaTGCCaagaatatgtatacatactgTGCTTTTGAAACAGCTTGGGagaaaaataaagtttcaCCATGGtgctcaatttttaataaatctgatTTAATG GTTTTTGAATATAGTGAAGATTTGAAGCACTATTTGATAGATGGTTATGCTTATGAGTTATCATACAAACAAGCATGTGTCTTATTAAAAGATGCAATTGAATATTTCGA tGATCAACATTTAACTAGCAAAAAtggtattttctattttacccATTCaggaacaattttaaaaatgcttgGATTGTTAGGTCTTTATAAAGATGaccataaattaaaacatgacaaCTATATTGAAATGGAGAATCGGCAGTGGAGAACTTCAAAAATTGATCCTTTTGGTTCAAATATtgcatttgttttatacaa gtgtaataataatgaaactaaGATATTAACATTACATCAAGAAAGAGTTGTTCATCTTATTGGTTGCGAGGATGGCCTTTGTTCTTATGACAAATTTAAACAGCTATTTTCAACCGAAATTCAAAACtgtaattttgatgaaatgtgtaatattgactaa
- the LOC113551834 gene encoding uncharacterized protein LOC113551834 yields the protein MKTLFVLCTAVTVLQVFDVSITEISALRTNPTSPTPREAVDPGSGKPIVKPRAITKPNGTPESKPTNPEPANGEPGTNPNEEESSEVEPTTIKESGRRAVRTAKRIANRRGAGLLNSFTGLLKTANNTADFFGRFLRDRSKNVKDVAKESMGMVSSFSDRSTNGAKNLMKSARIIGNQGANTMYSTLQKSTSLGKNLVKLGGTVVGTPISIGEDVVSTGNSIAKIPSKVSRIVSEGAIKPLLNTFGPNSDEEEPEEEPEEENPPKTETPKAPTPAAPITRKPTINKKPT from the exons ATGAAGACTCTATTCGTTTTATGTACAGCTGTAACAGTTCTACAG gtTTTTGATGTATCCATCACTGAAATTTCAGCattg AGAACAAACCCAACAAGCCCTACACCCAGAGAAGCTGTTGATCCGGGATCAGGAAAACCAATAGTCAAGCCAAGAGCAATAACAAAACCAAATGGAACTCCAGAAAGCAAGCCCACTAATCCTGAACCAGCCAACGGCGAACCTGGAACAAATCCAAACGAAGAGGAATCGTCGGAAGTTGAACCAACGACTATAAAAGAATCGGGTAGAAGAGCTGTAAGAACGGCGAAGAGGATAGCCAACAGACGGGGAGCCGGTTTATTAAACAGTTTCACTGGGCTGTTAAAAACGGCCAATAATACAGCCGACTTTTTTGGAAGATTTTTGCGAGACCGGTCGAAAAATGTGAAGGACGTGGCTAAGGAGAGTATGGGTATGGTGTCGAGTTTCAGCGACAGATCAACAAATGGagcaaaaaatttaatgaaaagcGCCAGAATTATCGGTAACCAGGGTGCAAATACAATGTATTCCACGTTGCAAAAATCTACGAGCTTGggtaaaaatttagttaaattaggAGGGACTGTTGTGGGCACGCCGATTTCTATAGGTGAAGACGTAGTGAGTACCGGAAACAGCATTGCAAAAATACCTAGTAAAGTATCGAGAATTGTTAGCGAAGGTGCGATTAAACCACTTTTGAATACTTTCGGACCAAACAGCGACGAAGAAGAACCCGAAGAAGAACCAGAAGAAGAAAATCCACCCAAAACCGAAACCCCAAAAGCCCCGACTCCGGCTGCACCAATCACTCGGAAaccaacaattaataaaaaaccgaCATAA
- the LOC113551833 gene encoding tetratricopeptide repeat protein 21B-like isoform X2 gives MDLELIQYYLRTKYFSTAQISGFKAIQNNLNSSVYQLYYGISFVLHNKLSKGLTILDALAKLPDIGLASTLVMIYAHKQFEDPDINTINMLELTVTEFSHSEVVLFHAANVLMLCNCLEKSKTYVDQLLSEYPSSADGYLIKGWLELKENNLKSARNCFKAVLSQKNDSIGAYLGEAATLDVTEAIQILNQLIVKLPEFLPPFIEKLNLYMSVQKWSDVIETADRILGINSDCLLAIMAKILYNIAVAGKYVEIPDQFFKTIEKSEPSSNLFVQWSSAISRTCGQNKTIINECIRAMQIAVDLEPSVNNKLELAYQIYLSGQYKEAIQLYDDLSNAEPIPKAIEGIILCHIEMNDMNDQVKKQIELLNEIRGELKSSELIFINAYCAKNNELKSTLIKLAVEKQFDCITNLSFGTEYLIKLNPNMIMTFLKHLSDRIYKEIALEKILNVCPGLIDCWLMLGNIQNIKKAYKSLEKVLELDPTNSEAHLMVANLLIKQGHFENASKSLDLGLSYNLSISEWPLYNLLNGLVHKHFERNNECIQALENSLNNLSNEHTLEHNNLASLFVTLSECYCMGKNINKAVQIVNNAYEYLKDTNYEGEIKIAEAKISMYKNDTKNALKILNSIKSNEDIFIKAQKMKADIVMKTNQDLFEYAECFKNLVDSFPTVDNMIELSNAYLKILEPDEAIRVIKNALSLKNDPSLYIKVAQVLVAAHQYDEAIKYYNKSGNDGALEMANLLIKLNQCDMAIKVLNQLPLEVKVIPMANALEKKGRLDEALDLLKQCSYLENQELSTRLNILRHSGEIAHKLNRNDLAVSFYKQALVHVVVDSDEASLLKISLAKLYMQMNDWNSCEMICSSLLKDTNNDLALLIVADLSFRRCDFVTAKKHFYKLLEKQPTNWAALARLIEVCRRTDCLEEVKTSIAVAHKNTAQAGFHFCCGLYYWYASNVNEAMKHFNFAKNDAEWGQQALHNMVQICLDEATLNLNLANKLITEMKPNTPEEQKNYTLLSTYVLLESREKQSVEKAINVFNELSQESCKIAASLGLAMAFVYQKQAQRAKTILKRVALKAIWQFEEAEYLERSWLLMAELYFQSGKTNVCVELVNKVLVYNKSSIKGLELLSAVAEKEQKYDDAVDYYERAWVLSGCKNFKVGYKLAVNLYKLKLFTKSVEICFDLNPSSPDQIKLKKDIMDKARLSLRSR, from the exons atggatttAGAACTCATACAGTATTACCTTAGAACAAAATACTTCTCTACTGCTCAAATATCTGGGTTCAAagctatacaaaataatctaaatagtTCAGTCTATCAGCTCTATTATGGCATATCATTTGTTCTTCATAATAAACTGTCAAAAGGGCTGACCATACTTGATGCTCTAGCAAAACTTCCTGATATTGGATTAGCTTCTACGCTAGTTATGATCTATGCCCATAAACAATTTgag gaTCCTGatattaacacaataaatatgttagAACTCACTGTCACAGAGTTCAGTCATTCAGAAGTTGTACTGTTTCATGCAGCAAATGTTTTGATGCTATGTAATTGtcttgaaaaatcaaaaacttacGTTGACCAGCTATTATCCGAATATCCAAGTTCAGCCGatggttatttaattaaaggtTGGTTGGAACTTAAAGAAAACAATCTTAAAAGTGCAAGAAACTGCTTTAAAGCAGTTCTATCACAG aaaaatgattCAATTGGCGCATATCTTGGTGAAGCTGCAACTTTAGATGTGACTGAagctattcaaatattaaatcaacttATTGTTAAACTACCTGAATTTTTACCGCCTTTTATTGAGAAGTTAAATCTTTACATGAGTGTACAAAAATGGTCTGATGTTATTGAAACCGCTGATCGTATATTAGGCATAAATTCAGACTGCCTATTAGCTATAAtg gcaAAAATTCTATACAACATTGCTGTTGCTGGGAAATATGTAGAAATACCTGATCAGTTTTTCAAAACCATTGAAAAATCAGAACcaagttcaaatttatttgTCCAATGGTCTTCAGCTATATCTCGAACTTGTGgtcaaaataaaaccattatcaACGAGTGTATTCGTGCTATGCAAATTGCTGTTGATTTGGAACCaagtgttaataataaactagaacttgcatatcaaatatatttatctggaCAATACAAGGAAGCAATACAGTTGTATGATGATTTATCTAATGCAGAACCTATTCCTAAAGCAATAGAAGGGATAATTCTGTGTCATATTGAAATGAATGACATGAATGATCAA gttaaaaaacaaattgaattgTTAAATGAAATTAGAGGAGAATTAAAATCAAGTGaacttatattcataaatgcaTATTGTGCAAAGAATAATGAACTTAAATCAACCTTAATTAAATTAGCAGTTGAGAAGCAATTTGATTGTATCACAAACTTGTCATTTGGCAcagaatatttgataaaacttAATCCAAATATGATAATGACTTTTTTGAAACACTTGTCTGATcgtatttataaagaaattgCCTTAgaaaagattttaaatgtttgtccTGGACTTATTGATTGTTGGTTAATGCTtggaaatattcaaaatataaaaaaagcttATAAATCACTAGAAAAAGTATTAGAATTAGATCCTACAAATTCAGAAGCTCATCTTATGGTTGCCAATTTGTTAATAAAGCAG ggtCATTTTGAAAATGCTTCTAAAAGCCTAGATTTAGGGCTTAGCTATAACTTGTCGATTAGCGAGTGGCCtttatataatctattaaatgGTCTTgttcataaacattttgaaagaaataatgaatgtattcAAGCATtagaaaattctttaaataatttatcaa atgaaCATACACTTGAACACAATAATTTAGCTTCTTTGTTTGTTACACTCAGTGAATGCTATTGTatgggaaaaaatattaataaagcaGTACAAATTGTGAATAATGCGTATGAATATTTGAAAGATACAAATTATGAAGgagaaattaaaatagcaGAAGCTAAAATTTCCATGTACAAAAATGATACTAAAAATgctttaaagatattaaattctataaaatctaaTGAAGACATCTTCATTaaa gcTCAAAAAATGAAGGCCGATATTGTTATGAAGACTAATCAAGATCTATTTGAATATGCCGAATGCTTCAAAAATTTAGTTGATTCTTTTCCCACTGTTGATAATATGATTGAATTATcaaatgcatatttaaaaatcctg gaacCCGATGAGGCTATTAGAGTGATCAAGAATGCATTGAGTTTAAAGAATGATCCATCTTTGTACATAAAAGTTGCCCAAGTATTAGTTGCAGCACATCAATATGACGAggctataaaatactataataaatcag GTAATGATGGTGCGTTGGAGATGGCAAATCTATTGATTAAATTGAATCAGTGTGATATGGCAATTAAAGTTCTAAATCAACTTCCATTAGAAGTTAAAGTTATTCCTATGgcaaat gctttggaaaaaaaaggtagattagatgaagcacttgaTTTGTTAAAACAGTGTTCTTACTTAGAAAACCAAGAGTTGAGCacaagattaaatatattaagacaTAGTGGTGAGATTGCTCATAAGTTAAATCGAAATGATCTTGCTGTTTCTTTTTACAAACAAGCACTTGTCCATGTTGTTGTAGACAGTGATGAAgcaagtttattaaaaataagtctaGCCAAGTTGTATATGCAA ATGAATGATTGGAATTCATGTGAAATGATATGTTCTTCATTGTTAAAAGATACAAACAATGATTTAGCATTGTTAATTGTAGCTGATTTGTCATTTAGACGCTGTGATTTTGTAACAgccaaaaaacatttttataaacttttggaAAAGCAACCCACCAACTGGGCAGCATTAGCTCGTTTAATAGAAGTTTGCCGTAGAACTGATTGTTTAGAAGAAGTAAAGACATCTATAGCAGTTGCACATAAGAATACTGCTCAAGCAGGATTTCATTTCTGTTGCGGGTTGTATTACTGGTATGCATCAAATGTCAATGAGGCAATGAAACATTTCAATTTTGCCAAAAACGATGCTGAATGGGGACAGCAAGCACTGCACAATATGGTTCAGATTTGTTTGGATGAAGCCacgttaaatttaaacttggcCAATAAACTGATAACa gaGATGAAACCTAATACACCagaagaacaaaaaaattataccttaTTATCAACTTATGTGTTATTAGAGTCTAGAGAAAAACAATCTGTGGAAAAAGCAATAAATGTGTTTAACGAATTGTCTCAGGAATCGTGCAA AATTGCTGCTTCATTAGGGTTGGCAATGGCTtttgtttatcaaaaacaaGCACAAAGAGCTAAGACAATTCTAAAAAGAGTTGCTTTGAAAGCTATCTGGCAATTTGAAGAAGCTGAATATTTGGAACGTAGTTGGTTACTTATGgcagaattatattttcaatctggcAAGACCAATGTATGTGTGGAATTGGTTAATAAAGTTCTTGTCTACAATAAATCTTCAATTAAAGGCTTAGAACTTTTAAGTGCTGTGGCAGAAAAGGAACAgaaatatg ACGACGCTGTGGATTATTATGAACGTGCTTGGGTATTAAGTGGATGCAAGAATTTTAAAGTTGGATATAAGTTAgctgtaaatttatataaattaaaactattcacAAAGTCTGTCGAAATATGCTTTGATTTAAACCCTTCAAGTCCAGATCAAATTAAGTTGAAAAAAGATATTATGGACAAAGCAAGACTATCATTACGATCACGATAA